A single Fusobacterium sp. JB019 DNA region contains:
- a CDS encoding nitronate monooxygenase, translated as MININGLKINVPIIQGGMAIKCSMAKLAAAVANEGGIGVIAGTALTIKELTDEIREARRLITNKTGALGVNIMFAATNFAELAQACIDEKIDVIICGAGFSRDIFSMVKGTDTKLFPIVSSLKLAKISQRLGADAIVVEGGNAGGHLGTDKDSWDIMEEITKNIDIPVFGAGGVITPEDAERMLALGTVGVQMGSRFVASHECDVSDEFKKMYIDCKEGDVVEVMSSVGLPANAIVSPFAKKVLDDNTPAPKSCTNCLKHCNRKFCVNHRLVDAHEGNYETGLFFAGRDAWKINDILSVKEIFDKFKPVFNK; from the coding sequence TTGATAAATATAAACGGTTTAAAAATAAATGTCCCTATTATTCAAGGGGGAATGGCAATTAAATGTTCTATGGCTAAACTTGCTGCTGCTGTAGCAAATGAAGGAGGAATTGGTGTTATCGCAGGTACCGCTCTTACAATAAAAGAATTAACTGATGAAATAAGAGAAGCTAGAAGATTAATCACTAACAAAACTGGAGCTTTAGGAGTTAATATTATGTTTGCAGCTACAAACTTTGCAGAACTTGCTCAAGCTTGTATTGATGAAAAAATAGATGTTATTATTTGTGGTGCTGGTTTTTCAAGAGATATTTTCTCTATGGTTAAGGGAACTGATACTAAATTATTCCCTATTGTTTCTTCTTTAAAACTTGCTAAGATTTCTCAAAGATTGGGAGCTGACGCTATTGTAGTAGAAGGTGGAAATGCTGGTGGACATTTAGGAACAGATAAAGATTCTTGGGATATTATGGAAGAAATAACTAAAAATATTGATATTCCTGTATTTGGTGCTGGTGGAGTCATCACTCCAGAAGATGCAGAAAGAATGCTTGCTCTTGGGACTGTGGGAGTACAAATGGGAAGTCGTTTTGTTGCTTCTCACGAATGCGATGTTAGTGATGAATTTAAAAAAATGTATATTGATTGTAAAGAAGGAGATGTTGTTGAAGTAATGAGTTCTGTAGGTCTTCCTGCAAATGCTATTGTCAGTCCTTTTGCTAAAAAAGTTTTAGATGATAATACTCCTGCTCCAAAATCTTGTACTAATTGTTTAAAACATTGTAATAGAAAATTTTGTGTAAATCATAGATTAGTTGATGCACACGAAGGAAATTATGAAACTGGACTATTCTTCGCAGGAAGAGATGCTTGGAAAATTAATGACATCCTTTCAGTTAAAGAAATATTCGATAAGTTCAAACCTGTTTTTAATAAATAA
- a CDS encoding SIMPL domain-containing protein (The SIMPL domain is named for its presence in mouse protein SIMPL (signalling molecule that associates with mouse pelle-like kinase). Bacterial member BP26, from Brucella, was shown to assemble into a channel-like structure, while YggE from E. coli has been associated with resistance to oxidative stress.): MNEKNNLWALILGVCIVIGFSSLGYLAGKSAVKIKEYERVVTVKGLSQKDFMADTVLMPVEYIVNSNDLKDLYNSLKYSENKVKDFLLKNGIDEKEITISNIEIEDRRRYSDREKLEYRYLGTQKITVYTKKVNEVNTIKKELQELLKEGVYLSGNQYTTPIEYIFTGLNQVKPKMIEEATKNARLVAEKFAKDSNSSVGKIKSATQGQFSIYSRDAGNPQIKRVRVVSTVKYYLVD; encoded by the coding sequence ATGAATGAAAAGAATAATCTATGGGCGTTAATACTAGGAGTATGTATTGTTATTGGTTTTTCATCTCTTGGCTATTTAGCAGGAAAATCAGCAGTAAAAATAAAGGAATATGAAAGAGTGGTCACAGTGAAAGGTTTATCACAAAAAGATTTTATGGCAGATACTGTATTGATGCCAGTAGAATATATTGTTAATTCCAATGATTTGAAAGATCTATATAACTCTCTTAAATATTCAGAGAATAAAGTTAAAGATTTTTTATTGAAAAATGGGATAGATGAGAAAGAAATTACAATTTCTAATATTGAAATAGAAGATAGAAGAAGATATTCTGATAGAGAAAAATTAGAATATAGATATCTAGGAACTCAAAAAATAACAGTATATACAAAAAAAGTAAATGAAGTAAATACTATAAAGAAAGAGTTACAAGAATTGTTGAAAGAAGGAGTTTATTTGAGTGGAAATCAATATACAACTCCAATAGAATATATATTTACAGGTTTAAATCAAGTGAAGCCTAAAATGATAGAAGAGGCAACTAAAAATGCTAGATTAGTAGCAGAAAAATTTGCTAAAGATTCCAATAGTTCTGTTGGAAAAATTAAATCTGCAACTCAAGGACAATTTTCTATATATAGCAGGGATGCTGGAAACCCTCAAATAAAAAGAGTAAGGGTGGTAAGTACAGTGAAATATTATTTAGTAGATTAA
- a CDS encoding amino acid ABC transporter substrate-binding protein: MKKIIALIILVLGLYTVSFSKENSLARVKKEGKFIIGLDDTFAPMGFRDENGEIVGFDIDLAKETAKRMGVKVEFKPCEWDGILFELNGGKIDMVWNGMSITPAREKQASFSKPYYQGGQVIFTKKDNKISKVDQLAGKVVGLQLGSTGDYALQNSSVFTKVKKVKKYGTLVESLMDLEAGRLDAVIAASSAGGYYNSKNKTLAMSSESLLEGDGSGVAFRKKDVSLREEIDRIIDEMKRDGTYKKISVKWFGE; the protein is encoded by the coding sequence ATGAAAAAAATAATAGCATTAATTATATTAGTTTTAGGATTATACACGGTAAGTTTTTCTAAAGAAAATTCATTAGCTAGAGTAAAAAAAGAAGGAAAGTTTATAATTGGTTTAGATGATACTTTTGCACCAATGGGATTTAGAGATGAAAATGGTGAAATAGTAGGATTTGATATTGATTTAGCAAAAGAAACAGCTAAAAGGATGGGAGTTAAAGTTGAATTTAAACCTTGTGAGTGGGATGGTATTTTATTTGAGCTTAATGGCGGGAAAATAGATATGGTTTGGAATGGAATGTCTATAACCCCAGCAAGAGAAAAACAAGCTTCCTTTTCAAAACCTTATTATCAAGGTGGGCAGGTTATTTTTACTAAAAAAGATAATAAAATATCAAAAGTTGATCAGTTAGCTGGGAAAGTTGTAGGATTGCAGCTTGGAAGTACAGGAGATTATGCTCTTCAAAATTCTTCAGTGTTTACGAAGGTGAAAAAAGTTAAGAAGTATGGAACTTTAGTAGAATCTTTAATGGATTTAGAGGCAGGAAGATTAGATGCAGTTATAGCAGCATCATCAGCAGGGGGATATTATAATTCTAAAAATAAAACATTAGCTATGTCTAGTGAAAGCTTATTAGAGGGAGATGGTTCTGGGGTTGCTTTTAGAAAAAAAGATGTATCTTTAAGAGAAGAGATAGATAGAATAATTGATGAAATGAAGAGGGATGGAACGTATAAAAAAATATCTGTTAAATGGTTTGGAGAATAA
- a CDS encoding amino acid ABC transporter ATP-binding protein, with translation MSFIQVKNLQKKYNEDQVLKGIDLEIQKGEAISIIGSSGGGKSTFLRCLIGLEDINYGEIKIPDRKKMGMVFQSFNLFPHKTVAHNIMESLIVVDKMEKKEAKKIALELLDRVGLKDKANVYPKTLSGGQKQRVAIARALARNPEVLLFDEPTSALDPEMVKEVLNVIEKLREESNITMIIVSHEMNFVNKVSDRIVVFDGGYIKEIKENRR, from the coding sequence ATGAGTTTTATTCAGGTGAAAAATTTACAGAAAAAATATAATGAAGACCAAGTTTTAAAAGGAATAGATTTAGAAATTCAGAAAGGAGAGGCTATTTCTATAATAGGTTCTTCCGGTGGTGGAAAGTCAACTTTTCTAAGATGTCTTATAGGGCTTGAAGATATAAATTATGGAGAAATAAAAATACCAGATAGAAAAAAAATGGGAATGGTTTTTCAGTCGTTTAATTTATTTCCTCACAAAACAGTGGCACATAATATAATGGAATCATTAATTGTTGTTGATAAAATGGAAAAAAAAGAAGCTAAAAAAATAGCACTTGAGTTATTAGATAGAGTAGGTTTAAAAGATAAAGCTAATGTTTATCCTAAAACTTTGTCAGGCGGTCAAAAACAAAGAGTTGCAATAGCTAGAGCTCTTGCAAGAAATCCAGAAGTGTTATTGTTTGACGAACCAACTTCAGCGTTAGATCCTGAAATGGTAAAGGAAGTTTTAAATGTTATAGAGAAACTAAGAGAAGAAAGTAATATTACAATGATTATAGTTAGTCATGAAATGAATTTTGTAAATAAAGTATCAGATAGGATAGTTGTTTTTGATGGAGGCTATATTAAAGAGATAAAAGAAAATAGGAGGTAG
- a CDS encoding amino acid ABC transporter permease: MQNDILFILKGMGLTVNLYIMTMIFSLPLGILFSLGRLKNKGIINNIIVAYTSIFRGTPLLLQLFFVYYGLPIVGITLSAFSAATLTFVVNYAAYYCEIFRGSILGIDKGQYEAAQVLGLSYWQTMIRIIIPQSLITALPPLSNEAIALVKDTSLVSAIGMAEILRNSRELVTRDFSIIPFAICGALYFLMSVVIIWLFKKLEEKVMI, translated from the coding sequence ATGCAAAATGATATTTTATTTATACTAAAAGGTATGGGATTAACTGTTAATCTATACATTATGACTATGATTTTTTCTCTTCCTTTAGGAATTCTATTTTCTTTAGGGAGATTAAAAAATAAAGGAATAATTAATAATATAATTGTGGCTTACACATCTATTTTTAGGGGTACACCACTATTATTACAATTATTCTTTGTTTATTATGGTCTTCCTATAGTTGGAATTACTTTGTCAGCTTTTTCAGCAGCTACTCTTACATTTGTAGTAAATTATGCTGCTTATTATTGTGAAATTTTTAGAGGAAGTATATTAGGTATAGATAAGGGACAATATGAAGCAGCTCAAGTTTTAGGACTTAGTTACTGGCAAACAATGATTAGAATAATTATTCCTCAATCTTTAATTACAGCTCTTCCACCATTATCAAATGAAGCAATAGCGTTAGTTAAAGATACTTCTTTAGTTTCAGCTATAGGAATGGCTGAAATTCTTAGAAATTCTAGAGAACTTGTAACAAGAGATTTTTCAATAATTCCATTTGCAATTTGTGGAGCTTTATATTTTTTAATGTCAGTTGTTATAATTTGGTTATTTAAAAAACTAGAAGAAAAGGTGATGATATAA
- a CDS encoding amino acid ABC transporter substrate-binding protein, whose amino-acid sequence MKKLLAIIIMVLGIGTMSFGADKSLAKIKKAGKMVVGLDATFAPMGFRDENGEIVGFDIDLAKEVAGRLGIKAEFKPCEWDGIIFDLKSRKIDMVWNGMTITPEREKQITFSKAYFEDGQIIFSKRENKVDKVNELEGKKVGVQLGGSADFAVQKSEVFGRIQEVKKYATNVEALMDLEAGRLDAVVVDAVAGKYYNSKKNNLTYSSESLTKEYYGVGMRNKDKTFREAINNTLDEMKADGTFKVIYEKWFGKEEN is encoded by the coding sequence ATGAAGAAATTATTAGCAATTATTATTATGGTTTTAGGGATAGGAACAATGAGTTTTGGAGCAGATAAATCTTTAGCTAAAATTAAAAAAGCAGGAAAGATGGTAGTTGGTTTAGATGCTACTTTTGCACCAATGGGATTTAGAGATGAAAATGGTGAAATAGTAGGATTTGATATTGATTTAGCAAAAGAGGTTGCAGGAAGATTAGGGATAAAAGCTGAATTTAAACCTTGTGAGTGGGATGGAATAATTTTTGATTTAAAAAGTAGAAAAATAGATATGGTTTGGAATGGGATGACAATAACACCTGAAAGAGAAAAACAAATTACTTTTTCTAAAGCGTACTTTGAAGATGGACAAATAATATTTTCAAAACGTGAAAATAAAGTAGATAAAGTAAATGAACTTGAAGGAAAAAAGGTAGGAGTACAACTTGGAGGATCTGCAGATTTTGCAGTTCAAAAAAGTGAAGTTTTTGGAAGAATTCAAGAAGTTAAAAAGTATGCAACAAATGTAGAAGCTTTAATGGATTTAGAAGCTGGAAGATTAGATGCAGTTGTAGTTGATGCAGTTGCTGGGAAATATTACAATTCTAAAAAGAATAATTTAACTTATTCTTCAGAGTCTTTAACTAAAGAATATTATGGTGTGGGAATGAGAAACAAAGATAAAACATTTAGAGAAGCAATTAACAATACTTTAGATGAGATGAAAGCTGATGGAACTTTTAAAGTAATTTATGAAAAATGGTTTGGAAAAGAGGAGAATTAA
- a CDS encoding M20/M25/M40 family metallo-hydrolase, whose translation MSKERLVETFFKYVAIDSESYLEKDFAMKLAKDFKELGCSVYFDEAGKSIGGNSGNLYCTFEGNNKKEPIMFSAHMDTVKPGIGIKPIIKNGKILSSGDTILGADDKAGITVIIELLRRIKEEKIDSPTIEFIFTVAEEMGLKGALSLDYSRINSKSGIILDVGGKAGKIINSAPGHVVLDGTFIGTSSHAGSNPEAGKSSVRMACEAISNMKLQRIDKETTANISGMFSDYATNIISGKTRILGEVRSLNPEKLKKQMDHMLEKIEKACEKYNGEFKGGFSETYKSYKYSEKDEFIEKLKIACENKGVYPKICASGGGSDANIMIENGIKAINFSCGMEKAHSLEEEVSIEELVKVVNILVEFVKIA comes from the coding sequence ATGAGTAAAGAAAGATTAGTTGAAACGTTTTTTAAATATGTAGCAATTGATAGTGAAAGTTATTTAGAAAAAGATTTTGCCATGAAATTAGCCAAAGACTTTAAAGAACTAGGATGTAGTGTTTATTTTGATGAGGCGGGGAAGAGTATTGGTGGAAATAGTGGAAATCTCTATTGTACTTTTGAAGGGAATAATAAAAAAGAACCAATAATGTTTTCAGCTCATATGGATACAGTAAAGCCAGGAATTGGAATAAAACCTATAATAAAAAATGGTAAAATTTTATCTTCTGGAGATACAATATTAGGGGCGGACGATAAGGCAGGAATAACTGTAATAATAGAACTTTTAAGAAGGATTAAAGAAGAGAAAATTGATTCTCCTACAATAGAATTTATTTTTACTGTTGCTGAAGAAATGGGATTGAAAGGAGCTTTAAGTTTAGATTATTCTCGGATAAATTCTAAGAGTGGAATAATTTTAGATGTTGGAGGGAAAGCAGGAAAAATAATAAATTCAGCTCCAGGGCATGTAGTTTTAGATGGAACTTTTATAGGGACAAGTTCTCATGCTGGTTCAAATCCAGAAGCAGGTAAAAGTTCTGTTAGAATGGCTTGTGAGGCTATTTCTAATATGAAACTTCAAAGAATAGATAAAGAAACAACAGCAAATATTTCGGGTATGTTTTCTGATTATGCAACTAATATAATTTCTGGAAAAACTAGAATATTAGGGGAAGTAAGGAGTTTAAATCCTGAAAAATTAAAAAAACAAATGGATCATATGTTGGAAAAAATAGAAAAAGCTTGTGAAAAATATAATGGAGAATTTAAAGGTGGTTTTAGTGAAACATATAAAAGCTATAAATATTCAGAAAAAGATGAATTTATAGAAAAATTAAAAATAGCTTGTGAAAATAAAGGGGTGTATCCAAAAATATGTGCTTCTGGTGGAGGAAGCGATGCAAATATTATGATAGAAAATGGAATTAAGGCAATTAATTTTTCTTGTGGTATGGAAAAAGCTCATAGTTTGGAAGAAGAAGTTTCTATTGAAGAGTTGGTAAAAGTTGTAAATATTTTAGTTGAATTTGTGAAAATAGCTTAA
- a CDS encoding ClC family H(+)/Cl(-) exchange transporter: MKRDTARRAVGSYLRSHMDLYLLAAIVGLLSGIVAVAYRICLDFTNKYRNFYYTYARNNLNFETIGILILFAIVTSLILGFIIVKYPMVKGSGIPQVKGIIARQMDFNWARELGTKFFGGVVAIGTGMSMGREGPSVQLGAELGRGIFDIFKRKDYDKKYLVTCGASAGLTAAFGAPFAGVVFAIEEIHKFMSPLLITCILIASVCAEFVTKFFFGFGTSFDLKDVTTIYQLKYYFLLLIFAVIVTILGKLFSDGIVYFQKLYSKIKIPPMIRPIVVVITSIALGLFCMDVTSGGHGLAEKIIHEPFAYKTLIILFILKFVFTLMCYGSGAPGGIFLPILVLGALVGKFFGMFVINHFHGLTSGYEVYFVILGMAAFLTAVVKSPLTGTILILEMTGSFAHFFPLVVTCMATFLISELLEMKPIYDILLLNMLPKTKFQERRCKKKVITRIAVGPDTRFDNRCIKDIEWPEGCLVVALERGEEEIIPNGNDKVQSGDIVVILTDEGTANNMTLKLMEMGEKIIIDRQN, from the coding sequence ATGAAAAGGGACACGGCGAGAAGAGCGGTAGGAAGCTATTTGAGATCCCATATGGATCTTTATTTATTAGCAGCTATTGTGGGGCTTTTATCAGGAATAGTAGCAGTGGCATATAGAATATGCCTAGATTTTACAAATAAGTATAGAAATTTTTATTATACTTATGCAAGGAATAATTTAAACTTTGAAACTATTGGAATATTGATTTTATTTGCTATAGTAACTTCTTTGATTTTGGGATTCATAATAGTTAAGTATCCCATGGTAAAAGGGAGTGGAATTCCTCAAGTAAAGGGAATAATAGCAAGACAAATGGATTTTAATTGGGCAAGAGAATTGGGAACTAAATTTTTTGGTGGAGTTGTTGCAATAGGAACAGGAATGTCAATGGGTAGAGAAGGTCCTTCTGTTCAACTTGGAGCTGAATTAGGAAGAGGAATCTTTGATATTTTTAAAAGAAAAGATTATGATAAAAAATATTTAGTGACTTGCGGGGCCAGTGCAGGATTAACTGCAGCTTTTGGAGCTCCATTTGCAGGGGTTGTTTTCGCCATAGAAGAAATTCATAAATTTATGTCACCACTTTTAATTACTTGTATTTTAATAGCTTCTGTATGTGCTGAATTTGTTACTAAATTCTTTTTTGGATTTGGGACAAGTTTTGATTTGAAGGATGTTACTACAATATATCAATTAAAATATTATTTTTTATTGTTGATTTTTGCAGTTATTGTAACTATTTTAGGTAAATTATTTTCTGATGGAATTGTTTATTTTCAAAAATTATATTCAAAAATAAAAATCCCTCCAATGATTAGACCAATAGTTGTAGTAATTACAAGTATTGCGTTAGGCTTGTTTTGTATGGATGTTACTTCAGGAGGGCATGGATTAGCAGAAAAAATAATTCACGAGCCTTTTGCATATAAAACATTGATTATATTATTTATTTTAAAATTTGTATTTACATTAATGTGTTATGGTTCTGGTGCTCCAGGTGGAATATTTTTACCAATATTAGTTTTAGGGGCTTTAGTTGGAAAGTTTTTTGGAATGTTTGTAATAAATCATTTTCATGGTCTAACTTCAGGTTATGAAGTTTATTTTGTTATTTTAGGAATGGCAGCTTTTTTAACAGCTGTTGTTAAATCACCTCTAACAGGAACTATATTGATTCTAGAAATGACTGGTTCTTTTGCTCATTTCTTTCCTTTAGTAGTAACTTGTATGGCTACTTTCTTAATTTCAGAATTATTAGAAATGAAACCAATATATGATATTTTGCTTCTAAATATGTTACCAAAAACAAAATTCCAAGAAAGACGTTGTAAGAAAAAGGTGATCACAAGAATTGCTGTTGGACCAGATACAAGATTTGATAATAGATGTATCAAAGATATAGAATGGCCAGAAGGATGTTTGGTGGTTGCTTTAGAAAGAGGAGAAGAAGAAATTATTCCTAATGGAAATGATAAGGTTCAAAGTGGAGATATAGTTGTTATTTTAACAGATGAAGGAACAGCTAATAATATGACTTTGAAGTTAATGGAAATGGGAGAAAAAATAATTATAGATAGACAAAATTAA
- the recJ gene encoding single-stranded-DNA-specific exonuclease RecJ, producing the protein MRDTRWIYKEKGNHYKNSKYSKDILSILEERGVFEEDVEKFINADLKDLRNPFDLKDMDRTIDLILKLREENKKICIYGDYDVDGVTSTTVLYLAFQELGINVDYYIPLRDEGYGLNKDAIKEIKSRGLDLIITVDCGISSVEEIEYANEIGMDIIITDHHDINNELPKALAIINCKRKENNFSFDKLAGVGTAFMLILGLYRKLDIEEKVYKYIDLVAIGTVADIVPLVEDNRIIVKNGLKCLEKTKWRGLKFLLRKLYENSGTREYNTYDIGFRIAPIFNAAGRLEDAKKSVKLLISEDNKECDVISYELLNNNKERKEIQENILSKVEYEVENKKIFKKRAIIVAGEGFHSGVIGIVASKIVDRYYRPTVILDIKKEEGIAVGSCRSIEGFNIIQALNSMRELFLKYGGHAGAAGLSIDVANIEEFKVRLDKYVKEHLGDKFLLKPIKIDKKIGMHKISYDFLDELSLLEPFGFGNSMPIFSLENCTYSNLRKIGKEKNHLMFNLLKNNIEIKNCVWFNAEDMYNFIGESYTLNIAFKLKMERYRSRYQYKIFVEDIKKSVEKSEYENTEVIKNIEVYDVKYPIKTVFYTRKEISDNLNLVYNEDKIYVTDRKITVGELDEVVSYILTKAREYFGYNFKISLEKIISTDENFNVYIKIERDYNFETYKLKDGEIFREIKNYLLGDLNYNLFQKKILRGIFKDKQKILGVYKHNRGIGILIKTISLYYRSIGKKCLLVTKINSYKRKELANYIDISNEIKEGYSFYIYLDAKAEKYSMNSLILSKKDIKVSGFKNIFDEYKVLDNVEIIDEEDLKTKQDIWSKKLSRREKINSLNKLKNGKKIYATENIKVLF; encoded by the coding sequence ATGAGGGATACTAGATGGATATATAAAGAAAAAGGAAATCATTATAAAAATAGTAAATATAGTAAAGATATTCTTTCTATTTTAGAAGAAAGAGGAGTTTTTGAAGAAGATGTTGAAAAATTTATAAATGCAGATTTAAAAGATTTGAGAAATCCTTTTGATTTAAAAGATATGGATAGAACTATTGATTTAATATTAAAATTAAGAGAAGAAAATAAAAAAATATGTATTTATGGAGATTATGATGTTGATGGAGTAACTTCAACTACAGTTTTATATTTAGCTTTTCAAGAACTTGGAATAAATGTGGATTATTATATTCCCCTTAGAGATGAGGGTTATGGATTAAATAAAGATGCCATAAAAGAAATAAAAAGTAGAGGATTAGATTTAATTATAACAGTTGATTGCGGTATATCTTCTGTTGAAGAAATTGAATATGCAAATGAAATAGGTATGGATATTATTATTACAGATCATCATGATATTAATAATGAATTGCCAAAAGCATTGGCCATTATTAATTGTAAAAGAAAAGAAAATAATTTTTCTTTTGACAAGTTGGCAGGAGTAGGAACAGCTTTTATGTTGATACTTGGTCTATATAGAAAATTAGATATAGAAGAGAAAGTTTATAAATATATTGATTTAGTTGCAATAGGTACAGTTGCAGATATAGTACCTTTAGTTGAAGATAATCGGATTATAGTAAAGAATGGACTTAAATGTTTAGAAAAAACTAAATGGAGAGGATTAAAATTTTTATTGAGAAAACTTTATGAAAATAGTGGAACGAGAGAATATAATACTTATGATATAGGATTTAGAATAGCTCCAATATTTAATGCAGCTGGAAGATTAGAAGATGCAAAGAAAAGCGTAAAATTATTGATTAGTGAAGATAATAAAGAATGTGATGTTATTTCTTATGAATTGTTAAATAATAATAAAGAGAGAAAAGAAATACAAGAAAATATATTATCTAAGGTAGAATATGAAGTTGAAAATAAAAAAATATTTAAAAAAAGGGCTATAATAGTTGCGGGGGAGGGCTTTCATAGTGGTGTAATAGGAATAGTTGCTTCTAAAATAGTGGATAGATATTATAGGCCTACAGTAATATTAGACATAAAAAAAGAAGAGGGAATAGCAGTAGGATCATGTAGAAGTATAGAGGGATTTAATATTATTCAAGCTTTAAATTCTATGAGAGAGTTATTTTTAAAATATGGTGGTCATGCTGGTGCAGCAGGTCTTTCGATAGATGTTGCTAATATAGAAGAATTTAAAGTTAGATTAGATAAATATGTTAAAGAACATTTAGGGGATAAATTTTTATTGAAGCCGATAAAAATAGATAAAAAAATAGGAATGCATAAAATATCATATGATTTTTTAGATGAGTTATCTTTGTTAGAGCCTTTTGGATTTGGAAATTCTATGCCAATTTTTTCTCTTGAAAATTGTACTTATTCTAATTTAAGAAAAATAGGTAAAGAAAAAAATCATTTAATGTTTAATTTACTAAAAAATAATATAGAAATAAAAAATTGTGTTTGGTTTAATGCTGAAGATATGTATAATTTTATAGGAGAAAGTTATACATTGAATATAGCTTTTAAATTAAAAATGGAAAGGTATAGAAGTAGATATCAATATAAAATATTTGTAGAAGATATAAAGAAATCTGTTGAAAAATCAGAATATGAAAATACAGAAGTAATTAAAAATATTGAAGTATATGATGTTAAATATCCTATAAAAACAGTTTTTTATACAAGAAAAGAAATAAGCGATAACTTAAATTTAGTTTATAATGAAGATAAAATTTATGTTACAGATAGAAAAATTACAGTTGGAGAATTAGATGAAGTAGTTTCTTATATTTTAACAAAAGCTAGAGAATATTTTGGTTATAATTTTAAAATTTCTTTAGAAAAAATTATAAGTACAGATGAAAATTTTAATGTTTATATAAAAATAGAAAGAGATTATAATTTTGAAACTTATAAATTAAAAGATGGAGAAATTTTTAGAGAAATAAAAAATTATTTGTTAGGAGACTTAAATTATAATTTATTTCAAAAGAAAATATTAAGAGGGATTTTTAAGGATAAGCAAAAAATATTGGGCGTTTATAAGCATAATAGAGGAATAGGGATATTAATAAAAACAATTTCGTTGTATTATAGAAGTATAGGCAAAAAATGTCTTTTAGTTACTAAGATTAATTCTTATAAAAGAAAAGAGTTAGCGAACTACATAGATATTTCAAATGAAATAAAAGAAGGTTATAGTTTTTATATATATTTAGATGCTAAGGCAGAAAAATATTCTATGAATAGTTTGATATTAAGTAAAAAAGATATTAAAGTTTCAGGATTTAAAAATATATTTGATGAATATAAAGTTTTAGATAATGTTGAAATAATAGATGAAGAAGATTTAAAAACAAAGCAAGATATATGGTCAAAAAAATTATCAAGAAGAGAAAAAATTAACAGTTTAAATAAATTAAAAAATGGCAAAAAAATATATGCTACTGAAAATATAAAAGTATTATTTTAA
- a CDS encoding 5'-methylthioadenosine/adenosylhomocysteine nucleosidase, with translation MKKIFFSVVAFFMFSVITFSKIAVMGAMDEEIDLLKKGMKDVKETKIGRIVYYEGNLDGKEIVLFKSGVGKVNATIGADVAIREFKVDKIIFTGIAGAIDKNLNIADIVIAKGLVQHDFDCTAFGSPLGLVEGEKEVIFKSSKELIEIARKAAINVVGEDRVKLGIIATGDQFITNRKKVQKIGAIFNAKAVEMEGAAVAQVSQIYGIPFVVLRSISDKADDSSHMDYPKFKIIAANNSARIVKLMLKNI, from the coding sequence ATGAAAAAAATATTTTTTAGTGTTGTAGCTTTTTTTATGTTTAGTGTAATTACTTTTTCTAAGATAGCTGTAATGGGAGCTATGGATGAAGAGATTGATTTGTTAAAAAAAGGAATGAAGGATGTAAAGGAAACTAAGATAGGAAGAATAGTTTATTATGAAGGAAATTTAGATGGAAAAGAAATAGTTTTATTTAAATCGGGTGTTGGAAAAGTTAATGCTACCATAGGAGCAGATGTTGCAATAAGAGAATTTAAGGTAGATAAAATTATATTTACAGGGATAGCAGGTGCTATTGATAAAAATTTAAATATAGCAGATATAGTTATAGCTAAAGGGTTAGTTCAACATGATTTTGATTGTACTGCTTTTGGAAGTCCTCTTGGATTAGTAGAAGGAGAGAAAGAAGTTATTTTTAAAAGTAGCAAAGAATTAATAGAAATAGCAAGAAAGGCAGCAATAAATGTAGTTGGAGAAGATAGAGTTAAATTAGGAATTATAGCTACAGGAGATCAGTTTATAACAAATAGAAAAAAAGTACAAAAAATAGGTGCTATTTTTAATGCAAAAGCAGTGGAGATGGAAGGAGCAGCAGTAGCTCAGGTTTCCCAAATATACGGCATTCCATTTGTTGTTTTAAGATCAATATCTGATAAAGCAGATGATTCTTCTCATATGGATTATCCTAAATTTAAAATAATAGCAGCTAATAATTCAGCTAGAATAGTTAAGTTAATGTTAAAAAATATATAA